The sequence below is a genomic window from Streptosporangium lutulentum.
TGGATCGTGGCCGGCTCGTGGCCGCTGTATCTCGCACTGGCCGTCTACGGGCCGTTCGTGCTCACCATGTTCGGCGAGGACTTCCGTGCCGGCTCGCTCCCCCTGGCGATCCTGGCCGTGGCGATGCTGCTGGTGATGGCGGCGGGCAACGTGCAGACCGTGCTCCTGATGGGCGGGAAGAGTTCGTGGAGCCTGCTCAACAAGGTGGTCGCGCTGATCGCCACGGTGGTCCTGACCTTTCTGCTCGTCCCCCCGTTCGGCATCGTCGGAGCCGCGGTCGCCTGGGGGGCGACGATGCTCATCGACACGGTGCTGGCCGCCGTACAGGTCCGGTACAGGCTGGGGCTGGGGCTGGGTCTGCGGACCATAGCCTGGCCCGCGATCTGGGCGGTGGTCTGGTTCGGGCTGGTGGGGGTCGCGATCCGCTGGGCGCTCGGCGCGACGGCGCTCTCCTTCGCCGCGTACCTGCTGGTGGCGGGGGCCGGATACGGCTACGTCCTGTGGCGCCGGCGGGCCCACCTGCACGCGGACGTGTTGCTCGACGCGGTCCGACGGCGGCGCGGCCGGCCCGGCACGGCCGAAACGGCACCTGACGAAACGACAGAGAAGAGCACGACGTGAGCATCACCACCCGGATCAAGGACCGTTCTCCTCGCTGGGTCAAGGACATCGTCAACGCCACCACCCGGGCGTACGGCGTGCGTACGGCGGGGGCGCGGCACCTGCCCGACTTCCTGGTGATCGGCACGAAGCGCGGCGGGACGACCTCGCTCTGGAACTACCTGATCCAGCATCCGATGATCATGCCGATGTTCCCGGAGTCGCGGGGTCTGAAGAGCCCGTACTTCTTCGACATCAACTACGGCAAGGGCATCGACTGGTACCGATCCCATTTCGCCACCGAACAGCAGCTCGACGCCATGGCGCGGCAGCTCGGCACCCGGCCGCTCACCGGGGAGGCCTGCCCCTACTACATGTACTGCCCGCCGGTGGCCGAGCGGGTCCGGTCTCTGATCCCCGGTGTCAAGCTCGTCGTGACGCTGCGCGACCCGGTCAAGCGGGCCTACTCCCACTACTGGGAACGGGTGGGTGACGGGGTGGAACCCCTCACCTTCGAGGAGGCTCTCGCGGCCGAGCCCGAACGGCTCGCGGGCGAACGTGAGCGCATGGCCGCCGACCCCTCCTACTACAGCCGCGCCCATGACTACTACACCTATCGCGACCGCGGAATCTATCTCCCGCAGATAAAGCGATGGATGGAGATCTTCCCTTCGGAGAACATCCTCATCATGCCGGCAGAGGATCTTTACAAAAGCCCTCAGTTGGCATTTGACAGGGTAGTGGAATTCCTCGGTCTCCCTCCTTCGCAGCTTCTCGTGGCCGAGCGCCACAACTATCTTCCCGCTCCACAGATGAACCCCCTGACCAGGGAAGAGCTCACCGAGTTCTATCGTCCACACAATCGTGACCTATTCGATTCCATGGGCGTCGATTTCGGTTGGGAATGTTAATTCAGATGTCCTTCAACGGTCATTGACCACAGTAACTCACTACGCTATCTTTGCCCCCACACCATAGGGTGAGGCGCTTTAATCGGTGACGCCCACCCTGGCGGCGCAACTTCTCTCCGACCACCCCATGAGGGGATTTTCTTGTGATCGATTCAGCTGCCGCATTCCCTTCTCCACGGACCCGCAGAACAGCCCTGTTCGCGAGGCTCTCCGTGGCCGTGCTCATCGGCGCCGCCGGCCTCGCCGTCCCGGGCACCGCCTCGGCCGCGCCGCCGCCGCCCGCGGACGGCACCTCGGCCGACAAGGCCGCGCCCTCCTGCTGGGCGATCAAGCAGCAGACGCCGTCGAGCGCGGACGGCGTCTACTGGCTGCAGACGCCCGCGCTCATCGCGCCCCAGCAGTTCTACTGCGACATGACCACCGATGGCGGCGGCTGGGTGCTGATCGGCCGCGGTCGCCAGGGCTGGGAGTTCGACTACAACGGGCAGCGGACGCCCGCCGAGGTCCGCAACACCCCGGCCGGCACTGGTGCGTTCGCGCCGGCGGCGCTGCCCGGCGACATGGTCAACGGGTTGCTGAACGGCGGCCGGGTCGACGCCCTCACCGACGGCATCCGCCTGCGCAGGGCGTCCAACGCGGCCGGCAGCACCTGGCAGGAGGTGCGCTGGAGGCTCTCGAACCGCGACAAGTGGTCGTGGACCTTCGACGGCGGCCACCCTCTCAGCTCCACCAGCTTCGACGGCGCCTCCTCCAACGGAGGCAACACCCGCGACGTGAACGTCAACAACGGGGTCCGGCGCGTGTTCACCTACGAGTGGCAGAACCACAACTACCAGAAGGGCTTCTCCTACGGCTCGCTGGGCGGCGGGTCCAACAGCGCCACCAACTACCTGTGGCAGAACGGCACCGAGGGCAACCCGATCCCCTTCACCCAGGTCTTCATCCGCCCGAAGATCACCACTGTGGCACACCCGGCGATCCCC
It includes:
- a CDS encoding sulfotransferase domain-containing protein translates to MSITTRIKDRSPRWVKDIVNATTRAYGVRTAGARHLPDFLVIGTKRGGTTSLWNYLIQHPMIMPMFPESRGLKSPYFFDINYGKGIDWYRSHFATEQQLDAMARQLGTRPLTGEACPYYMYCPPVAERVRSLIPGVKLVVTLRDPVKRAYSHYWERVGDGVEPLTFEEALAAEPERLAGERERMAADPSYYSRAHDYYTYRDRGIYLPQIKRWMEIFPSENILIMPAEDLYKSPQLAFDRVVEFLGLPPSQLLVAERHNYLPAPQMNPLTREELTEFYRPHNRDLFDSMGVDFGWEC